In the genome of Lacerta agilis isolate rLacAgi1 chromosome 2, rLacAgi1.pri, whole genome shotgun sequence, one region contains:
- the TMCC1 gene encoding transmembrane and coiled-coil domains protein 1 isoform X4: MHWEQLLRLRKAKIERLDVSSLAQTSSAVASSTECSINADSIDGTPDPQRTKVAITHLQQKILKLTEQIKIEQTARDDNVAEYLKLANNADKQQSARIKQVFEKKNQKSAQTILQLQKKLEHYHRKLREIEQNGIPRQPKDVLRDMHQGLKDVGAKVTGFSEGVVDSVKGGLSSFSQATHSAAGAVVSKPREIASLIRNRFGSADNIANLKDSLEEGQEDGTGGKTLGVHNFQSSPKYGSEDDCSSATSGSVGANSTTGIPVGAPSSKTNTLDMQSSGFDAILHEIQEIREMQGRLEESFENLKVHYQRDYSLIMQALQEERYRCERLEEQLNDLTELHQNEILNLKQELASMEEKIAYQSYERARDIQEALEACQTRISKMELQQQHQQVVQLEGLENATARNLLGKLINILLAVMAVLLVFVSTVANCVVPLMKTRSRTFSTLFIVVFVAFLWKHWDAITGYLERFFSPPR, translated from the exons ATGCACTGGGAACAGCTATTGCGGCTCAGAAAAGCCAAG ATCGAGCGATTAGATGTAAGCAGTCTAGCACAAACATCCAGTGCAGTGGCCTCAAGCACAGAGTGCAGCATCAACGCAGATTCCATTGATGGAACGCCAGATCCTCAGCGCACAAAAGTGGCCATCACCCACCTTCAGCAAAAAATACTGAAGCTGACTGAGCAGATCAAAATAGAGCAAACAGCTCGGGATGACAATGTGGCAGAATACCTAAAACTGGCCAATAATGCAGACAAGCAGCAGAGTGCCCGCATCAAGCAGGTATTTGAAAAGAAGAACCAGAAGTCAGCCCAGACAATCCTCCAGTTGCAGAAGAAGCTAGAGCACTACCATCGGAAGCTGCGAGAGATCGAGCAGAATGGTATCCCTCGACAGCCCAAAGATGTATTGAGGGATATGCACCAGGGGCTGAAAGATGTGGGAGCAAAGGTCACTGGCTTCAGCGAAGGAGTGGTAGACAGTGTTAAAGGTGGACTTTCCAGTTTCTCCCAAGCAACCCATTCGGCAGCAGGAGCTGTCGTCTCCAAACCCCGGGAGATTGCCTCACTCATTAGGAACAGGTTTGGGAGTGCAGACAATATTGCTAATCTGAAGGACTCCTTGGAAGAAGGTCAAGAAGATGGGACTGGGGGGAAAACTCTAGGTGTTCATAATTTTCAGTCAAGCCCAAAATATGGCAGCGAGGACGATTGCTCCAGTGCCACATCAGGCTCTGTGGGGGCCAACAGCACCACAGGGATCCCTGTGGGAGCACCAAGCTCCAAAACGAACACTCTGGATATGCAGAGCTCAGGGTTTGATGCAATACTGCATGAGATTCAAGAAATCAGAGAGATGCAAGGACGACTGGAGGAATCTTTTGAGAACCTTAAGGTTCACTATCAGAGGGATTATTCCTTGATAATGCAGGCTCTGCAGGAAGAAAGATACCG ATGTGAACGGCTAGAAGAGCAGCTGAATGACCTGACTGAGCTCCACCAGAACGAGATCCTTAATTTAAAGCAGGAATTGGCCAGCATGGAGGAAAAAATAGCTTATCAGTCTTATGAACGAGCCAGAGACATCCAG GAGGCATTGGAGGCGTGTCAAACCAGAATCTCAAAGATGGAACTGCAGCAGCAACATCAGCAAGTTGTCCAGTTGGAAGGTCTTGAAAATGCCACTGCCAGAAACCTCCTGGGCAAACTAATTAACATCCTCTTGGCTGTCATGGCCGTTCTGTTGGTCTTTGTCTCCACCGTGGCCAACTGTGTTGTCCCCCTCATGAAAACTCGCAGCAGGACGTTCAGCACTTTATTTATAGTGGTCTTCGTTGCCTTTTTGTGGAAGCACTGGGACGCCATCACTGGCTACTTGGAACGGTTCTTTTCGCCCCCTAGATGA
- the TMCC1 gene encoding transmembrane and coiled-coil domains protein 1 isoform X6, protein MEEDRDSQGSEGDIERLDVSSLAQTSSAVASSTECSINADSIDGTPDPQRTKVAITHLQQKILKLTEQIKIEQTARDDNVAEYLKLANNADKQQSARIKQVFEKKNQKSAQTILQLQKKLEHYHRKLREIEQNGIPRQPKDVLRDMHQGLKDVGAKVTGFSEGVVDSVKGGLSSFSQATHSAAGAVVSKPREIASLIRNRFGSADNIANLKDSLEEGQEDGTGGKTLGVHNFQSSPKYGSEDDCSSATSGSVGANSTTGIPVGAPSSKTNTLDMQSSGFDAILHEIQEIREMQGRLEESFENLKVHYQRDYSLIMQALQEERYRCERLEEQLNDLTELHQNEILNLKQELASMEEKIAYQSYERARDIQEALEACQTRISKMELQQQHQQVVQLEGLENATARNLLGKLINILLAVMAVLLVFVSTVANCVVPLMKTRSRTFSTLFIVVFVAFLWKHWDAITGYLERFFSPPR, encoded by the exons ATCGAGCGATTAGATGTAAGCAGTCTAGCACAAACATCCAGTGCAGTGGCCTCAAGCACAGAGTGCAGCATCAACGCAGATTCCATTGATGGAACGCCAGATCCTCAGCGCACAAAAGTGGCCATCACCCACCTTCAGCAAAAAATACTGAAGCTGACTGAGCAGATCAAAATAGAGCAAACAGCTCGGGATGACAATGTGGCAGAATACCTAAAACTGGCCAATAATGCAGACAAGCAGCAGAGTGCCCGCATCAAGCAGGTATTTGAAAAGAAGAACCAGAAGTCAGCCCAGACAATCCTCCAGTTGCAGAAGAAGCTAGAGCACTACCATCGGAAGCTGCGAGAGATCGAGCAGAATGGTATCCCTCGACAGCCCAAAGATGTATTGAGGGATATGCACCAGGGGCTGAAAGATGTGGGAGCAAAGGTCACTGGCTTCAGCGAAGGAGTGGTAGACAGTGTTAAAGGTGGACTTTCCAGTTTCTCCCAAGCAACCCATTCGGCAGCAGGAGCTGTCGTCTCCAAACCCCGGGAGATTGCCTCACTCATTAGGAACAGGTTTGGGAGTGCAGACAATATTGCTAATCTGAAGGACTCCTTGGAAGAAGGTCAAGAAGATGGGACTGGGGGGAAAACTCTAGGTGTTCATAATTTTCAGTCAAGCCCAAAATATGGCAGCGAGGACGATTGCTCCAGTGCCACATCAGGCTCTGTGGGGGCCAACAGCACCACAGGGATCCCTGTGGGAGCACCAAGCTCCAAAACGAACACTCTGGATATGCAGAGCTCAGGGTTTGATGCAATACTGCATGAGATTCAAGAAATCAGAGAGATGCAAGGACGACTGGAGGAATCTTTTGAGAACCTTAAGGTTCACTATCAGAGGGATTATTCCTTGATAATGCAGGCTCTGCAGGAAGAAAGATACCG ATGTGAACGGCTAGAAGAGCAGCTGAATGACCTGACTGAGCTCCACCAGAACGAGATCCTTAATTTAAAGCAGGAATTGGCCAGCATGGAGGAAAAAATAGCTTATCAGTCTTATGAACGAGCCAGAGACATCCAG GAGGCATTGGAGGCGTGTCAAACCAGAATCTCAAAGATGGAACTGCAGCAGCAACATCAGCAAGTTGTCCAGTTGGAAGGTCTTGAAAATGCCACTGCCAGAAACCTCCTGGGCAAACTAATTAACATCCTCTTGGCTGTCATGGCCGTTCTGTTGGTCTTTGTCTCCACCGTGGCCAACTGTGTTGTCCCCCTCATGAAAACTCGCAGCAGGACGTTCAGCACTTTATTTATAGTGGTCTTCGTTGCCTTTTTGTGGAAGCACTGGGACGCCATCACTGGCTACTTGGAACGGTTCTTTTCGCCCCCTAGATGA
- the TMCC1 gene encoding transmembrane and coiled-coil domains protein 1 isoform X5, whose translation MVQRFSLRRQLSKIERLDVSSLAQTSSAVASSTECSINADSIDGTPDPQRTKVAITHLQQKILKLTEQIKIEQTARDDNVAEYLKLANNADKQQSARIKQVFEKKNQKSAQTILQLQKKLEHYHRKLREIEQNGIPRQPKDVLRDMHQGLKDVGAKVTGFSEGVVDSVKGGLSSFSQATHSAAGAVVSKPREIASLIRNRFGSADNIANLKDSLEEGQEDGTGGKTLGVHNFQSSPKYGSEDDCSSATSGSVGANSTTGIPVGAPSSKTNTLDMQSSGFDAILHEIQEIREMQGRLEESFENLKVHYQRDYSLIMQALQEERYRCERLEEQLNDLTELHQNEILNLKQELASMEEKIAYQSYERARDIQEALEACQTRISKMELQQQHQQVVQLEGLENATARNLLGKLINILLAVMAVLLVFVSTVANCVVPLMKTRSRTFSTLFIVVFVAFLWKHWDAITGYLERFFSPPR comes from the exons ATCGAGCGATTAGATGTAAGCAGTCTAGCACAAACATCCAGTGCAGTGGCCTCAAGCACAGAGTGCAGCATCAACGCAGATTCCATTGATGGAACGCCAGATCCTCAGCGCACAAAAGTGGCCATCACCCACCTTCAGCAAAAAATACTGAAGCTGACTGAGCAGATCAAAATAGAGCAAACAGCTCGGGATGACAATGTGGCAGAATACCTAAAACTGGCCAATAATGCAGACAAGCAGCAGAGTGCCCGCATCAAGCAGGTATTTGAAAAGAAGAACCAGAAGTCAGCCCAGACAATCCTCCAGTTGCAGAAGAAGCTAGAGCACTACCATCGGAAGCTGCGAGAGATCGAGCAGAATGGTATCCCTCGACAGCCCAAAGATGTATTGAGGGATATGCACCAGGGGCTGAAAGATGTGGGAGCAAAGGTCACTGGCTTCAGCGAAGGAGTGGTAGACAGTGTTAAAGGTGGACTTTCCAGTTTCTCCCAAGCAACCCATTCGGCAGCAGGAGCTGTCGTCTCCAAACCCCGGGAGATTGCCTCACTCATTAGGAACAGGTTTGGGAGTGCAGACAATATTGCTAATCTGAAGGACTCCTTGGAAGAAGGTCAAGAAGATGGGACTGGGGGGAAAACTCTAGGTGTTCATAATTTTCAGTCAAGCCCAAAATATGGCAGCGAGGACGATTGCTCCAGTGCCACATCAGGCTCTGTGGGGGCCAACAGCACCACAGGGATCCCTGTGGGAGCACCAAGCTCCAAAACGAACACTCTGGATATGCAGAGCTCAGGGTTTGATGCAATACTGCATGAGATTCAAGAAATCAGAGAGATGCAAGGACGACTGGAGGAATCTTTTGAGAACCTTAAGGTTCACTATCAGAGGGATTATTCCTTGATAATGCAGGCTCTGCAGGAAGAAAGATACCG ATGTGAACGGCTAGAAGAGCAGCTGAATGACCTGACTGAGCTCCACCAGAACGAGATCCTTAATTTAAAGCAGGAATTGGCCAGCATGGAGGAAAAAATAGCTTATCAGTCTTATGAACGAGCCAGAGACATCCAG GAGGCATTGGAGGCGTGTCAAACCAGAATCTCAAAGATGGAACTGCAGCAGCAACATCAGCAAGTTGTCCAGTTGGAAGGTCTTGAAAATGCCACTGCCAGAAACCTCCTGGGCAAACTAATTAACATCCTCTTGGCTGTCATGGCCGTTCTGTTGGTCTTTGTCTCCACCGTGGCCAACTGTGTTGTCCCCCTCATGAAAACTCGCAGCAGGACGTTCAGCACTTTATTTATAGTGGTCTTCGTTGCCTTTTTGTGGAAGCACTGGGACGCCATCACTGGCTACTTGGAACGGTTCTTTTCGCCCCCTAGATGA
- the TMCC1 gene encoding transmembrane and coiled-coil domains protein 1 isoform X7, which produces METSTSSSDTIERLDVSSLAQTSSAVASSTECSINADSIDGTPDPQRTKVAITHLQQKILKLTEQIKIEQTARDDNVAEYLKLANNADKQQSARIKQVFEKKNQKSAQTILQLQKKLEHYHRKLREIEQNGIPRQPKDVLRDMHQGLKDVGAKVTGFSEGVVDSVKGGLSSFSQATHSAAGAVVSKPREIASLIRNRFGSADNIANLKDSLEEGQEDGTGGKTLGVHNFQSSPKYGSEDDCSSATSGSVGANSTTGIPVGAPSSKTNTLDMQSSGFDAILHEIQEIREMQGRLEESFENLKVHYQRDYSLIMQALQEERYRCERLEEQLNDLTELHQNEILNLKQELASMEEKIAYQSYERARDIQEALEACQTRISKMELQQQHQQVVQLEGLENATARNLLGKLINILLAVMAVLLVFVSTVANCVVPLMKTRSRTFSTLFIVVFVAFLWKHWDAITGYLERFFSPPR; this is translated from the exons ATCGAGCGATTAGATGTAAGCAGTCTAGCACAAACATCCAGTGCAGTGGCCTCAAGCACAGAGTGCAGCATCAACGCAGATTCCATTGATGGAACGCCAGATCCTCAGCGCACAAAAGTGGCCATCACCCACCTTCAGCAAAAAATACTGAAGCTGACTGAGCAGATCAAAATAGAGCAAACAGCTCGGGATGACAATGTGGCAGAATACCTAAAACTGGCCAATAATGCAGACAAGCAGCAGAGTGCCCGCATCAAGCAGGTATTTGAAAAGAAGAACCAGAAGTCAGCCCAGACAATCCTCCAGTTGCAGAAGAAGCTAGAGCACTACCATCGGAAGCTGCGAGAGATCGAGCAGAATGGTATCCCTCGACAGCCCAAAGATGTATTGAGGGATATGCACCAGGGGCTGAAAGATGTGGGAGCAAAGGTCACTGGCTTCAGCGAAGGAGTGGTAGACAGTGTTAAAGGTGGACTTTCCAGTTTCTCCCAAGCAACCCATTCGGCAGCAGGAGCTGTCGTCTCCAAACCCCGGGAGATTGCCTCACTCATTAGGAACAGGTTTGGGAGTGCAGACAATATTGCTAATCTGAAGGACTCCTTGGAAGAAGGTCAAGAAGATGGGACTGGGGGGAAAACTCTAGGTGTTCATAATTTTCAGTCAAGCCCAAAATATGGCAGCGAGGACGATTGCTCCAGTGCCACATCAGGCTCTGTGGGGGCCAACAGCACCACAGGGATCCCTGTGGGAGCACCAAGCTCCAAAACGAACACTCTGGATATGCAGAGCTCAGGGTTTGATGCAATACTGCATGAGATTCAAGAAATCAGAGAGATGCAAGGACGACTGGAGGAATCTTTTGAGAACCTTAAGGTTCACTATCAGAGGGATTATTCCTTGATAATGCAGGCTCTGCAGGAAGAAAGATACCG ATGTGAACGGCTAGAAGAGCAGCTGAATGACCTGACTGAGCTCCACCAGAACGAGATCCTTAATTTAAAGCAGGAATTGGCCAGCATGGAGGAAAAAATAGCTTATCAGTCTTATGAACGAGCCAGAGACATCCAG GAGGCATTGGAGGCGTGTCAAACCAGAATCTCAAAGATGGAACTGCAGCAGCAACATCAGCAAGTTGTCCAGTTGGAAGGTCTTGAAAATGCCACTGCCAGAAACCTCCTGGGCAAACTAATTAACATCCTCTTGGCTGTCATGGCCGTTCTGTTGGTCTTTGTCTCCACCGTGGCCAACTGTGTTGTCCCCCTCATGAAAACTCGCAGCAGGACGTTCAGCACTTTATTTATAGTGGTCTTCGTTGCCTTTTTGTGGAAGCACTGGGACGCCATCACTGGCTACTTGGAACGGTTCTTTTCGCCCCCTAGATGA
- the TMCC1 gene encoding transmembrane and coiled-coil domains protein 1 isoform X3, protein MFMWCCCTCVCCENHFSEPGKIERLDVSSLAQTSSAVASSTECSINADSIDGTPDPQRTKVAITHLQQKILKLTEQIKIEQTARDDNVAEYLKLANNADKQQSARIKQVFEKKNQKSAQTILQLQKKLEHYHRKLREIEQNGIPRQPKDVLRDMHQGLKDVGAKVTGFSEGVVDSVKGGLSSFSQATHSAAGAVVSKPREIASLIRNRFGSADNIANLKDSLEEGQEDGTGGKTLGVHNFQSSPKYGSEDDCSSATSGSVGANSTTGIPVGAPSSKTNTLDMQSSGFDAILHEIQEIREMQGRLEESFENLKVHYQRDYSLIMQALQEERYRCERLEEQLNDLTELHQNEILNLKQELASMEEKIAYQSYERARDIQEALEACQTRISKMELQQQHQQVVQLEGLENATARNLLGKLINILLAVMAVLLVFVSTVANCVVPLMKTRSRTFSTLFIVVFVAFLWKHWDAITGYLERFFSPPR, encoded by the exons ATCGAGCGATTAGATGTAAGCAGTCTAGCACAAACATCCAGTGCAGTGGCCTCAAGCACAGAGTGCAGCATCAACGCAGATTCCATTGATGGAACGCCAGATCCTCAGCGCACAAAAGTGGCCATCACCCACCTTCAGCAAAAAATACTGAAGCTGACTGAGCAGATCAAAATAGAGCAAACAGCTCGGGATGACAATGTGGCAGAATACCTAAAACTGGCCAATAATGCAGACAAGCAGCAGAGTGCCCGCATCAAGCAGGTATTTGAAAAGAAGAACCAGAAGTCAGCCCAGACAATCCTCCAGTTGCAGAAGAAGCTAGAGCACTACCATCGGAAGCTGCGAGAGATCGAGCAGAATGGTATCCCTCGACAGCCCAAAGATGTATTGAGGGATATGCACCAGGGGCTGAAAGATGTGGGAGCAAAGGTCACTGGCTTCAGCGAAGGAGTGGTAGACAGTGTTAAAGGTGGACTTTCCAGTTTCTCCCAAGCAACCCATTCGGCAGCAGGAGCTGTCGTCTCCAAACCCCGGGAGATTGCCTCACTCATTAGGAACAGGTTTGGGAGTGCAGACAATATTGCTAATCTGAAGGACTCCTTGGAAGAAGGTCAAGAAGATGGGACTGGGGGGAAAACTCTAGGTGTTCATAATTTTCAGTCAAGCCCAAAATATGGCAGCGAGGACGATTGCTCCAGTGCCACATCAGGCTCTGTGGGGGCCAACAGCACCACAGGGATCCCTGTGGGAGCACCAAGCTCCAAAACGAACACTCTGGATATGCAGAGCTCAGGGTTTGATGCAATACTGCATGAGATTCAAGAAATCAGAGAGATGCAAGGACGACTGGAGGAATCTTTTGAGAACCTTAAGGTTCACTATCAGAGGGATTATTCCTTGATAATGCAGGCTCTGCAGGAAGAAAGATACCG ATGTGAACGGCTAGAAGAGCAGCTGAATGACCTGACTGAGCTCCACCAGAACGAGATCCTTAATTTAAAGCAGGAATTGGCCAGCATGGAGGAAAAAATAGCTTATCAGTCTTATGAACGAGCCAGAGACATCCAG GAGGCATTGGAGGCGTGTCAAACCAGAATCTCAAAGATGGAACTGCAGCAGCAACATCAGCAAGTTGTCCAGTTGGAAGGTCTTGAAAATGCCACTGCCAGAAACCTCCTGGGCAAACTAATTAACATCCTCTTGGCTGTCATGGCCGTTCTGTTGGTCTTTGTCTCCACCGTGGCCAACTGTGTTGTCCCCCTCATGAAAACTCGCAGCAGGACGTTCAGCACTTTATTTATAGTGGTCTTCGTTGCCTTTTTGTGGAAGCACTGGGACGCCATCACTGGCTACTTGGAACGGTTCTTTTCGCCCCCTAGATGA